One stretch of Manis pentadactyla isolate mManPen7 chromosome 10, mManPen7.hap1, whole genome shotgun sequence DNA includes these proteins:
- the TRIM72 gene encoding tripartite motif-containing protein 72 isoform X1: MSAAPGLLHQELSCPLCLQLFDAPVTAECGHSFCRACLNRVAGEPAADGTAPCPCCQAPTRPQVLSTNLQLAGLVEGLAQVPQGHCEEHLDPLSIYCEQDRALVCGVCASLGSHRGHRLLPAAEAHARLKTQLPQQKLQLQEACMRKEKSVALLEQQLMEVEEMVRQFRGAVGEQLGKMRVFLAALEGSLDCEAERVRGEAEVALRRELGSLNSYLEQLRQMEKVLEEVADKPQTEFLMKYCLVTSRLQKILSESPPPARLDIQLPIISDDFKFQVWRKMFRALMPALKELTFDPSSAHPSLVLSPSGRCVECCEQKAPPAGEDPCQFDKAVAVVAHQQLSEGEHYWEVEVGDKPRWALGVIAAQASRRGRLHAVPSQGLWLLGLRDGKILEAHVEAKEPRALRTPDRRPSRIGIYLSFSDGVLSFYDASDADALELLFAFHERLPGPVYPFFDVCWHDKGKNAQPLLLVGPDSEEA; the protein is encoded by the exons ATGTCTGCTGCACCCGGCCTCCTGCACCAGGAGCTGTCTTGTCCTCTGTGCCTGCAGCTATTCGACGCGCCGGTGACGGCCGAATGCGGCCACAGCTTCTGCCGCGCCTGCCTGAACCGCGTGGCTGGGGAGCCGGCAGCAGACGGCACTGCGCCTTGCCCGTGCTGCCAGGCACCCACGCGGCCACAGGTGCTTAGCACTAATCTGCAGCTGGCGGGCCTGGTGGAGGGGCTGGCGCAGGTGCCTCagggccactgtgaggagcaCCTAGACCCTCTCAGCATCTACTGCGAGCAGGACCGCGCGCTGGTGTGTGGCGTGTGCGCCTCTCTCGGTTCTCACCGTGGCCACCGCCTGCTGCCCGCCGCGGAAGCCCATGCACGCCTCAAG ACACAGCTCCCGCAGCAGAAGCTGCAGCTGCAGGAGGCATGTATGCGCAAGGAAAAGAGTGTGGCCCTGCTGGAGCAGCAGCTGATGGAGGTGGAG GAGATGGTGCGTCAGTTCCGGGGGGCTGTGGGGGAGCAGCTGGGCAAGATGAGGGTGTTCCTGGCTGCACTGGAGGGCTCCTTGGACTGTGAGGCAGAACGTGTGCGGGGTGAGGCAGAGGTTGCCTTGCGGCGGGAGCTGGGGAGCCTGAACTCTTACTTGGAGCAGCTACGACAGATGGAGAAGGTGCTGGAGGAGGTGGcggacaagccacagactgagtTCCTCATG aaaTACTGCCTGGTGACCAGCAG GCTGCAGAAGATCCTGTCAGAGTCACCACCACCTGCCCGCCTGGATATCCAGCTGCCTATCATCTCAGATGACTTCAAATTCCAAGTGTGGAGGAAGATGTTCCGGGCTCTGATGCCAG CGCTGAAGGAGCTGACCTTTGACCCGAGCTCGGCCCACCCGAGCCTGGTGCTGTCTCCTTCTGGCCGCTGCGTGGAGTGCTGTGAGCAGAAGGCGCCGCCGGCCGGAGAGGACCCATGCCAGTTTGACAAGGCCGTGGCCGTGGTGGCGCACCAGCAGCTCTCAGAGGGCGAGCACTACTGGGAGGTGGAGGTGGGCGACAAGCCGCGTTGGGCTCTCGGTGTGATCGCAGCGCAGGCCAGCCGCCGTGGCAGGCTGCACGCTGTGCCCTCGCAGGGCCTCTGGCTGCTCGGCCTGCGTGATGGCAAGATCCTGGAGGCACACGTGGAAGCCAAGGAGCCGCGTGCCCTGCGCACCCCAGACAGGCGGCCATCGCGCATTGGTATCTATCTGAGCTTCAGCGACGGTGTCCTCTCCTTCTATGATGCCAGTGATGCCGACGCACTGGAGCTGCTCTTTGCCTTCCATGAGCGCCTGCCTGGGCCTGTGTACCCCTTCTTTGATGTGTGCTGGCATGACAAGGGCAAGAATGCCCAGCCGCTGCTGCTCGTGGGGCCTGACAGCGAGGAGGCCTGA
- the TRIM72 gene encoding tripartite motif-containing protein 72 isoform X2, producing the protein MSAAPGLLHQELSCPLCLQLFDAPVTAECGHSFCRACLNRVAGEPAADGTAPCPCCQAPTRPQVLSTNLQLAGLVEGLAQVPQGHCEEHLDPLSIYCEQDRALVCGVCASLGSHRGHRLLPAAEAHARLKTQLPQQKLQLQEACMRKEKSVALLEQQLMEVELRQMEKVLEEVADKPQTEFLMKYCLVTSRLQKILSESPPPARLDIQLPIISDDFKFQVWRKMFRALMPALKELTFDPSSAHPSLVLSPSGRCVECCEQKAPPAGEDPCQFDKAVAVVAHQQLSEGEHYWEVEVGDKPRWALGVIAAQASRRGRLHAVPSQGLWLLGLRDGKILEAHVEAKEPRALRTPDRRPSRIGIYLSFSDGVLSFYDASDADALELLFAFHERLPGPVYPFFDVCWHDKGKNAQPLLLVGPDSEEA; encoded by the exons ATGTCTGCTGCACCCGGCCTCCTGCACCAGGAGCTGTCTTGTCCTCTGTGCCTGCAGCTATTCGACGCGCCGGTGACGGCCGAATGCGGCCACAGCTTCTGCCGCGCCTGCCTGAACCGCGTGGCTGGGGAGCCGGCAGCAGACGGCACTGCGCCTTGCCCGTGCTGCCAGGCACCCACGCGGCCACAGGTGCTTAGCACTAATCTGCAGCTGGCGGGCCTGGTGGAGGGGCTGGCGCAGGTGCCTCagggccactgtgaggagcaCCTAGACCCTCTCAGCATCTACTGCGAGCAGGACCGCGCGCTGGTGTGTGGCGTGTGCGCCTCTCTCGGTTCTCACCGTGGCCACCGCCTGCTGCCCGCCGCGGAAGCCCATGCACGCCTCAAG ACACAGCTCCCGCAGCAGAAGCTGCAGCTGCAGGAGGCATGTATGCGCAAGGAAAAGAGTGTGGCCCTGCTGGAGCAGCAGCTGATGGAGGTGGAG CTACGACAGATGGAGAAGGTGCTGGAGGAGGTGGcggacaagccacagactgagtTCCTCATG aaaTACTGCCTGGTGACCAGCAG GCTGCAGAAGATCCTGTCAGAGTCACCACCACCTGCCCGCCTGGATATCCAGCTGCCTATCATCTCAGATGACTTCAAATTCCAAGTGTGGAGGAAGATGTTCCGGGCTCTGATGCCAG CGCTGAAGGAGCTGACCTTTGACCCGAGCTCGGCCCACCCGAGCCTGGTGCTGTCTCCTTCTGGCCGCTGCGTGGAGTGCTGTGAGCAGAAGGCGCCGCCGGCCGGAGAGGACCCATGCCAGTTTGACAAGGCCGTGGCCGTGGTGGCGCACCAGCAGCTCTCAGAGGGCGAGCACTACTGGGAGGTGGAGGTGGGCGACAAGCCGCGTTGGGCTCTCGGTGTGATCGCAGCGCAGGCCAGCCGCCGTGGCAGGCTGCACGCTGTGCCCTCGCAGGGCCTCTGGCTGCTCGGCCTGCGTGATGGCAAGATCCTGGAGGCACACGTGGAAGCCAAGGAGCCGCGTGCCCTGCGCACCCCAGACAGGCGGCCATCGCGCATTGGTATCTATCTGAGCTTCAGCGACGGTGTCCTCTCCTTCTATGATGCCAGTGATGCCGACGCACTGGAGCTGCTCTTTGCCTTCCATGAGCGCCTGCCTGGGCCTGTGTACCCCTTCTTTGATGTGTGCTGGCATGACAAGGGCAAGAATGCCCAGCCGCTGCTGCTCGTGGGGCCTGACAGCGAGGAGGCCTGA
- the PYDC1 gene encoding pyrin domain-containing protein 1 isoform X2: protein MGNKRDAILDALENLTVTEFKKFKLKLGSVQLRQGFRTIPRGVLGPLDAMDLTDKLIAFYCEDYGAELTAAVLCDMGMQQEAARLQGLSEVQGER from the exons ATGGGGAACAAGCGCGACGCCATCCTGGACGCGCTGGAGAACCTGACAGTGACTGAGTTCAAGAAGTTCAAGCTAAAGCTGGGGTCTGTGCAGCTGCGTCAAGGCTTTCGGACCATCCCACGAGGGGTGCTCGGGCCGCTTGACGCCATGGATCTCACTGACAAGCTGATTGCCTTCTACTGCGAGGACTACGGGGCAGAGCTCACAGCAGCCGTGCTATGCGACATGGGCATGCAGCAGGAGGCAGCGCGGCTTCAGGGG CTGTCTGAAGTCCAAGGAGAACGCTGA